From the genome of candidate division Zixibacteria bacterium HGW-Zixibacteria-1, one region includes:
- a CDS encoding rRNA large subunit methyltransferase I, with protein sequence MENPVGRLILKPKEDRRLRAGHLWIFSNEIAETSGADDNGGLVDVFQARGQFVGRGYYNRHTLIAARILTRHSEVIDTAFFIKRFRKALAYRESVMGQVRSGRLVYSEGDLLPGLIVDRYEDRLVVQLFTAGMEKLREVIIEALKEVLAPKGILLRNDTSYRELEGLSSSVEVIFGEVPSRVTIEEAGVRFMVDPFAGHKTGFYFDQRDTRAAARGLASGRRVLDCFCYSGGFAINYALGEATSVLAVDESEAALSLLAENAHLNGVENIITTERANCFEKLRNLAAEGERFDLITLDPPAFVKSKSKLKTAIAGYREINMTAMKLLSPGGILVTCSCSMNLADDAFQSVLRTAARDAHRTFRVRRFLTQSADHPILQAMLETQYLRCYILEAL encoded by the coding sequence ATGGAAAACCCTGTGGGTCGACTAATCCTTAAGCCCAAAGAGGACCGTCGCCTCCGCGCCGGACATCTCTGGATATTCAGCAATGAGATTGCGGAAACAAGCGGGGCGGATGACAATGGCGGGTTGGTCGATGTGTTCCAGGCGCGGGGACAATTCGTCGGTCGCGGATATTACAATCGCCATACTTTGATTGCTGCTCGCATTTTAACTCGCCATAGCGAGGTGATCGATACCGCCTTCTTTATCAAGCGTTTTCGAAAGGCCCTGGCCTATCGCGAGTCTGTCATGGGGCAGGTTCGCTCCGGGCGGTTGGTTTATTCCGAAGGAGACCTTTTGCCGGGATTGATTGTTGACCGGTACGAAGACCGGCTGGTGGTGCAATTATTCACCGCCGGCATGGAAAAGCTGCGCGAAGTCATCATCGAGGCGTTGAAGGAAGTTCTCGCACCCAAAGGCATACTCTTGCGCAATGATACCTCATACCGCGAACTCGAGGGACTGTCGTCAAGCGTGGAGGTTATCTTCGGCGAGGTACCATCCCGGGTGACAATCGAGGAAGCGGGAGTGCGGTTTATGGTCGATCCGTTCGCGGGGCACAAGACAGGATTTTATTTCGACCAGCGCGACACCCGTGCCGCGGCTCGGGGTCTCGCTTCCGGGCGGCGGGTTCTTGACTGCTTCTGTTACAGCGGCGGTTTTGCAATCAATTATGCCCTGGGCGAGGCGACATCGGTTCTGGCAGTCGATGAGTCGGAAGCGGCGCTCTCCCTGCTGGCCGAAAACGCTCATTTGAATGGAGTGGAAAATATCATAACCACCGAACGCGCCAACTGCTTTGAGAAGCTCCGGAATCTGGCCGCGGAAGGGGAGAGGTTTGACCTTATCACGCTCGACCCGCCGGCATTTGTCAAAAGCAAGAGCAAGTTGAAAACCGCAATAGCCGGGTATCGCGAGATCAACATGACAGCCATGAAACTGCTTTCGCCGGGGGGAATTCTGGTGACTTGCAGTTGCTCGATGAACCTGGCTGATGATGCTTTCCAGAGCGTGCTGCGCACCGCCGCCCGCGACGCTCACCGCACTTTTCGGGTCCGCCGCTTTTTGACACAATCCGCCGATCATCCAATTTTGCAGGCCATGCTGGAAACGCAGTACCTCCGCTGCTACATCCTGGAAGCGCTGTAA